One window of the Pedobacter ginsengisoli genome contains the following:
- the ettA gene encoding energy-dependent translational throttle protein EttA, with protein MDEKIIFSMAGVNKIYPPQKQVLKNIYLSFFYGAKIGVIGLNGSGKSSLLKIIAGIDKSIQGEVVFSPGYTVGYLAQEPELDENKTVREVVEEGVAEITAILKEYESINEQFGLPEVYEDADAMDKLMIKQGELQDKIDAVNAWELDNKLERAMDALRCPDPETKISVLSGGERRRVAMCRLLLQEPDVLLLDEPTNHLDAESIDWLEQFLKDYKGTVIAVTHDRYFLDNVAGWILELDRGEGIPWKGNYSSWLDQKAKRLAQEEKTESKRQKTLERELEWVRMAPKARHAKSKARLSNYDKLASEDSREREDKLELFIPAGPRLGNVVIEANNVTKAYGDKLLFENLSFSLPPAGIVGIIGPNGAGKTTLFRLITEQETPDTGTFRVGETVSLGYVDQMHNDLDPAKTVYENITDGLDNIQLGNKAVNGRAYVSKFNFNGGDQQKKVGVLSGGERNRVHLAITLKKGANVLLLDEPTNDIDVNTLRALEEALENFGGCAVVISHDRWFLDRICTHILAFEGNSQVYFFEGNYSDYEENRKKRLGDVTPHRIKYKKLV; from the coding sequence ATGGATGAAAAAATAATATTTTCAATGGCCGGGGTAAATAAGATTTACCCCCCTCAGAAACAAGTTTTAAAGAACATATACCTATCCTTTTTTTATGGCGCTAAGATTGGCGTTATTGGTTTAAACGGTTCAGGAAAGTCTTCACTCTTAAAAATAATTGCAGGAATAGACAAGTCTATTCAGGGCGAAGTAGTTTTCTCGCCGGGATACACTGTAGGTTACCTTGCACAAGAGCCGGAACTGGATGAAAATAAAACGGTTAGAGAGGTTGTTGAAGAGGGTGTAGCTGAAATTACAGCGATCCTGAAAGAATACGAATCAATTAATGAGCAGTTTGGTTTACCTGAGGTTTATGAAGATGCAGATGCAATGGATAAACTAATGATTAAACAAGGTGAACTGCAGGATAAAATTGATGCTGTAAATGCCTGGGAACTGGATAATAAGCTTGAACGTGCAATGGATGCGCTTCGCTGTCCGGATCCTGAAACAAAAATCTCTGTATTATCCGGCGGAGAAAGAAGACGTGTGGCCATGTGCCGTTTACTACTTCAGGAACCAGATGTTTTATTGCTTGACGAGCCAACCAACCACCTTGATGCTGAAAGTATTGACTGGCTAGAGCAGTTCTTAAAAGATTACAAAGGAACTGTTATTGCAGTAACCCACGACAGGTATTTCCTTGATAATGTTGCCGGATGGATCCTGGAATTAGACAGAGGCGAAGGTATTCCATGGAAAGGAAACTATTCTTCATGGTTAGATCAGAAAGCTAAACGTTTAGCACAAGAAGAAAAAACTGAAAGCAAACGCCAGAAAACTCTTGAAAGAGAGCTTGAGTGGGTACGTATGGCACCAAAAGCGCGTCATGCTAAATCTAAAGCACGTTTATCAAACTATGACAAGCTGGCATCTGAAGATTCAAGAGAAAGGGAAGACAAACTGGAGTTGTTTATTCCGGCCGGTCCAAGGTTAGGAAATGTAGTTATTGAGGCTAACAATGTAACCAAAGCCTATGGCGATAAACTATTATTCGAAAACCTGAGCTTTTCATTGCCTCCCGCAGGTATAGTAGGTATTATTGGCCCCAATGGTGCAGGTAAAACCACATTATTCCGTTTAATTACTGAACAGGAAACTCCTGATACCGGAACATTCCGCGTTGGCGAAACTGTTTCGCTTGGCTATGTAGATCAAATGCACAATGACCTTGACCCTGCCAAAACGGTATATGAAAATATTACTGATGGTTTAGACAACATCCAATTGGGCAATAAAGCGGTAAATGGCCGTGCATATGTTTCTAAATTCAACTTTAACGGCGGCGATCAGCAAAAGAAAGTTGGTGTATTATCCGGAGGAGAGCGTAACCGGGTACATCTGGCTATTACTTTAAAGAAGGGCGCAAACGTGTTGTTACTCGATGAGCCCACCAATGATATTGACGTAAATACCTTACGTGCATTAGAAGAAGCGCTGGAAAACTTTGGCGGTTGTGCAGTAGTAATCAGTCACGACCGCTGGTTCTTAGACCGTATCTGTACACATATTTTGGCCTTCGAAGGAAACTCTCAGGTTTACTTCTTTGAAGGTAACTACAGTGATTACGAAGAAAACCGTAAAAAACGCTTAGGAGATGTAACTC